One stretch of Bradyrhizobium canariense DNA includes these proteins:
- a CDS encoding HD-GYP domain-containing protein: MTALAKKTSTKRRLLLASDRSDQSSELASILQSVSEVDTISTSDIPDVPAGHFAGIVVDINLRSAESVQRVRNKLRTEAYSSMPRLFVLADALHHGSMQAWALGATDTISRPLNAEGILQRIRAAFPDNDGYDATDRGKTLNTGVAAAHKVMVKIFEKLPAGAPLTLNDIVEAENKILKAIKHSSLREWLTTVGCHHTASYRHCLFVTGFAVAFAQHLGMREDDQRRLARAALLHDVGKAFISVDLLDKPGKLTDEEMNEIRKHPRLGYDALAGQGGFPPEMLDVVLHHHEFLDGTGYPDGLRDDQISDIVRLTTIVDIHAALVENRAYRLPFTHAKAFMVMEQMGGKLDQHLLQAFRPVAMGSSY; this comes from the coding sequence ATGACAGCTCTAGCCAAAAAGACTTCGACCAAACGCCGGTTGCTGCTGGCGTCGGATCGGAGCGATCAGAGCAGCGAATTAGCCAGCATTCTGCAATCCGTCAGCGAAGTTGATACCATCTCGACGTCGGATATTCCCGACGTGCCCGCCGGCCATTTTGCGGGCATCGTGGTCGATATCAATCTGCGATCGGCCGAGAGCGTGCAGCGCGTTCGCAATAAGCTGCGCACCGAGGCGTATAGTTCCATGCCGCGGTTGTTCGTTCTGGCGGATGCCCTTCACCATGGCTCGATGCAGGCCTGGGCTTTGGGCGCAACGGATACGATATCGCGGCCGCTCAATGCCGAGGGCATCCTGCAACGCATCCGCGCCGCTTTCCCCGATAATGACGGATACGACGCGACCGATCGCGGCAAAACCCTGAACACCGGCGTCGCCGCCGCGCATAAGGTAATGGTCAAGATATTCGAGAAGCTGCCGGCAGGCGCTCCGCTGACCTTGAACGACATCGTTGAGGCCGAGAACAAGATCCTCAAGGCCATCAAGCACTCCTCGTTGCGGGAATGGCTGACCACGGTTGGTTGCCATCACACCGCGAGCTACCGGCATTGCCTGTTCGTCACCGGTTTTGCGGTGGCGTTCGCGCAGCATCTTGGTATGCGCGAGGACGATCAGCGGCGGCTGGCGCGCGCAGCACTTCTGCACGATGTCGGCAAGGCGTTCATCTCGGTCGATCTCTTGGACAAGCCGGGAAAACTTACCGACGAGGAAATGAACGAGATCCGCAAGCATCCGCGTCTGGGCTATGACGCGCTTGCAGGCCAAGGCGGCTTTCCGCCTGAAATGCTCGACGTGGTCCTGCACCATCATGAATTCCTTGACGGCACCGGATACCCGGACGGCCTGCGTGACGATCAGATCAGCGATATCGTGCGCCTGACCACGATCGTCGACATTCACGCAGCATTGGTGGAGAACCGGGCCTACCGGTTGCCCTTCACGCACGCCAAGGCGTTCATGGTCATGGAACAGATGGGCGGCAAGCTCGACCAGCACCTGCTGCAGGCGTTCCGCCCGGTGGCCATGGGATCGTCTTATTGA
- a CDS encoding amidohydrolase, whose amino-acid sequence MGLGLRSRRNFIGGLALAATLLPVSGASAQTADTVLFNGKIVTVDKDFSIREALAIGHGQVLATGTSAAMKKLAGSNAKQIDLGGRAVIPGLTDGHIHGIRAALTFGTEVNWIGVPTLEQALDKIRQAAQTQKPGSWIVVAGGWTEEQFAEKRRPTPQEVAAAAPDNPVYIQHLYDWLLLTPKAMEALDIHDDADVTPGGKLERDVDNKPTGVVVANGNALGKIFDKLPKPTLEQQVDGSRKFFREMNGLGITGIVDGGGVSMYPANYQAVFKLWRDKQLTLRVAYHLCAPKPGSELADLQNLTQLLPQGFGDAMLHFNGPGEILVWADWTDGDITPDGKTKLAELLRWAASKGYTIQIHWNPDRSVHDLLDIVEGIEKDYPVRDLRWTVLHLYNASEDNLKRMKALGLIWGVQDGLYFGGERLQHDVGVDQAKAMPRIATAMKLGLTVAGGTDAHRVSSYNPFVALQWYLDGTTIGGTQTRDQAEAPSRRQALEMYTRNSAFMANDDDRRGTLEPGKLADLAVLSADYLTAPVKDIGRIRSVLTMVGGNVVYAASPFANLAPKPSDQ is encoded by the coding sequence ATGGGCCTCGGATTGCGATCAAGAAGAAACTTCATTGGTGGCCTTGCGCTCGCCGCGACCTTGCTGCCAGTCAGTGGCGCCTCCGCACAAACTGCCGACACCGTGCTCTTCAACGGCAAGATCGTCACGGTCGATAAGGATTTTTCAATCCGGGAAGCACTGGCCATCGGCCACGGCCAGGTGCTGGCGACCGGCACCAGCGCAGCGATGAAGAAACTTGCCGGCAGCAACGCAAAGCAGATCGATCTCGGCGGCCGCGCCGTCATTCCCGGCCTCACCGACGGGCACATTCACGGCATCCGCGCCGCGCTGACCTTCGGCACGGAAGTAAACTGGATCGGCGTGCCGACGCTCGAGCAGGCGCTGGATAAAATTCGTCAGGCCGCGCAGACCCAGAAGCCGGGCTCATGGATCGTCGTGGCTGGCGGCTGGACCGAAGAGCAATTCGCCGAGAAACGCCGGCCGACACCTCAGGAGGTGGCCGCGGCCGCACCGGACAATCCGGTCTACATCCAGCATCTCTATGACTGGCTCCTGCTGACGCCAAAGGCCATGGAAGCGCTCGACATTCACGACGACGCGGACGTCACTCCCGGCGGCAAGCTCGAACGCGACGTTGACAACAAGCCAACCGGCGTGGTCGTCGCCAATGGCAATGCGCTCGGCAAAATCTTTGACAAACTGCCGAAGCCCACGCTGGAGCAGCAGGTCGACGGCTCCAGAAAATTCTTCCGCGAGATGAACGGTCTCGGGATTACCGGCATCGTCGACGGCGGCGGGGTGAGCATGTATCCCGCCAACTACCAGGCCGTATTCAAGCTATGGCGCGACAAGCAGCTCACGCTGCGCGTCGCCTATCACCTGTGCGCGCCAAAACCCGGCAGCGAACTTGCGGACCTGCAGAACCTGACGCAGTTGCTGCCGCAGGGTTTTGGCGACGCCATGCTGCATTTCAACGGCCCCGGCGAGATCCTTGTGTGGGCCGACTGGACCGATGGCGACATCACGCCCGACGGCAAGACCAAGCTCGCCGAATTGCTGCGCTGGGCCGCATCGAAGGGCTACACCATCCAGATCCACTGGAATCCGGACCGTAGCGTGCACGACCTGCTCGATATCGTCGAAGGCATCGAGAAGGATTACCCGGTTCGCGATCTCAGATGGACGGTGCTGCATCTGTACAATGCGTCCGAGGACAATCTGAAGCGGATGAAGGCGCTGGGCCTGATCTGGGGCGTTCAGGACGGTCTCTATTTCGGCGGCGAGCGGCTGCAGCACGATGTCGGCGTCGATCAGGCAAAGGCGATGCCGCGGATCGCGACGGCCATGAAGCTCGGGCTGACGGTCGCCGGCGGCACCGACGCGCATCGGGTGTCGTCCTACAATCCGTTCGTGGCGCTGCAATGGTATCTCGACGGCACCACGATCGGCGGCACACAGACCCGCGATCAGGCGGAAGCCCCGAGCCGCCGGCAGGCGCTCGAGATGTACACGCGCAATTCCGCTTTCATGGCCAATGACGACGACAGACGCGGCACGCTCGAGCCCGGCAAGCTCGCCGACCTCGCGGTGCTGTCCGCGGACTATCTGACCGCGCCGGTCAAGGACATCGGACGGATTCGCTCCGTGCTGACGATGGTCGGCGGCAACGTCGTCTACGCGGCGTCACCGTTTGCGAATTTGGCGCCCAAGCCGAGCGATCAATAA
- a CDS encoding AMP-binding protein — MSNALGAPGIVGPFAGMDVPWLLRMRAETRRDHPFLIWAPFDAPARKWTYGEFHDRVGALAAGLAKRGVKPGNFVLIHLDNCIEAMLTWFACVELGAIAVTTNTRSAPAEMEYFAGHCGAVAAITQPAYAEMISARCCGLRWLAVISHDPGTTTAPGAIAPRGERFEALFADSADRPRRATDPAAPCSVQYTSGTTSRPKAVLWTHANALWGAKVNAAHQDLHQDDVHQTYLPLFHTNALAYSMLASLWVGATCVIQPRFSASRFWSVALEHGCTWTSTIPFCMKALLEHEIPTQHKFRIWGTAVCEPPPFAMFGVKIIGWWGMTETITHGIVGEIDQPNTPMSIGRAATEYSIRITDDDGRPTEVGGTGNLLIKGIPGLSLFAEYLHNEKATRESFDEHGYFVTGDRVTLLEHGFVKFGDRAKDMLKVGGENVAASEIEQVIAVVPGVREAAVVAKKHPMLDEVPVVFIIPQEGVERAPPELHDNVMSACRSALADFKVPHEIRFVDEMPRSTLEKVAKAELRKMLG; from the coding sequence ATGTCGAACGCATTGGGCGCGCCCGGTATCGTTGGGCCGTTTGCCGGGATGGACGTGCCGTGGCTGTTGCGGATGCGCGCGGAAACACGCCGCGATCATCCGTTTCTGATCTGGGCGCCGTTCGATGCGCCGGCGCGAAAATGGACCTATGGCGAATTTCACGACCGCGTCGGCGCGCTGGCCGCCGGTCTCGCCAAACGCGGCGTCAAGCCGGGTAACTTTGTCCTGATCCATCTCGACAATTGCATCGAGGCGATGCTGACCTGGTTTGCCTGCGTCGAGCTCGGCGCCATCGCGGTCACCACCAACACGCGCTCGGCGCCTGCGGAGATGGAATATTTCGCTGGCCATTGCGGCGCGGTTGCCGCGATTACGCAGCCGGCCTACGCCGAAATGATCTCGGCACGGTGCTGCGGCTTGCGCTGGCTCGCCGTGATCTCGCATGACCCGGGGACGACCACTGCGCCAGGGGCCATTGCACCGCGCGGTGAGCGCTTCGAGGCACTGTTCGCCGACAGCGCCGACCGGCCGCGCCGCGCCACCGATCCCGCAGCACCTTGCAGCGTGCAATATACTTCCGGCACCACGTCGCGCCCGAAGGCGGTGCTGTGGACCCATGCGAATGCACTGTGGGGCGCCAAGGTCAACGCCGCGCATCAGGATCTGCATCAAGACGACGTGCATCAGACCTATCTGCCGCTGTTTCACACCAATGCGCTGGCTTATTCGATGCTGGCGAGCCTGTGGGTGGGAGCGACGTGCGTGATCCAGCCGCGGTTTTCCGCGAGCCGGTTCTGGAGCGTCGCGCTGGAGCACGGCTGCACCTGGACCTCGACCATCCCATTCTGCATGAAAGCGCTGCTCGAGCACGAAATTCCGACGCAGCACAAATTCCGCATTTGGGGCACCGCCGTGTGCGAGCCGCCGCCATTTGCCATGTTCGGCGTCAAGATCATCGGCTGGTGGGGCATGACCGAAACCATTACCCACGGCATCGTCGGCGAGATCGATCAGCCCAACACGCCGATGTCGATCGGTCGCGCCGCGACGGAATATTCGATCCGCATCACCGATGATGACGGCAGGCCGACCGAGGTCGGCGGCACCGGCAATCTCCTGATCAAGGGCATTCCGGGGCTGTCGCTGTTCGCGGAATATCTGCACAACGAGAAAGCTACCCGCGAGAGTTTCGACGAACACGGCTATTTCGTCACCGGCGACCGCGTCACGCTGCTGGAACACGGCTTCGTCAAATTCGGCGACCGCGCCAAGGACATGCTGAAGGTCGGCGGCGAGAATGTCGCGGCTTCCGAGATCGAGCAGGTGATCGCGGTGGTGCCGGGCGTGCGCGAAGCCGCTGTCGTCGCGAAAAAGCATCCGATGCTCGACGAGGTGCCGGTGGTGTTCATCATTCCGCAGGAAGGCGTCGAGCGCGCGCCTCCGGAATTGCACGACAACGTCATGTCCGCCTGCCGCAGCGCGCTGGCGGACTTCAAGGTGCCGCACGAAATTCGCTTCGTCGACGAGATGCCGCGCTCAACGCTGGAAAAGGTCGCTAAGGCCGAGTTGCGCAAGATGCTGGGGTGA
- a CDS encoding VOC family protein — translation MSVKVNALDHLVINVSDVARTAEWYRKILGMEIRVFDPGQGKTPRTSLIFGDQKINVRPRDADKVEWFTADHEAAGSDDLCFLTASTPQQVVAHLKACGVVIEEGPVAKQGARGNLRSVYCRDPDGSLIEISSYEDGAV, via the coding sequence ATGTCTGTTAAGGTCAACGCGCTCGATCACCTCGTGATCAATGTCTCCGACGTTGCGCGCACCGCCGAATGGTATCGAAAAATCCTCGGCATGGAGATCAGGGTGTTCGACCCTGGCCAGGGCAAAACCCCGCGGACATCGCTGATCTTCGGCGATCAGAAAATCAATGTGCGGCCGCGCGACGCCGACAAGGTCGAGTGGTTCACGGCGGACCATGAGGCCGCCGGCAGCGACGATCTGTGCTTTCTCACCGCCAGCACGCCGCAACAGGTGGTCGCGCATCTCAAGGCGTGCGGCGTCGTGATCGAGGAAGGCCCGGTGGCGAAACAGGGCGCCCGCGGCAACTTGCGCTCGGTCTATTGCCGGGATCCCGACGGCAGCCTGATCGAGATTTCGTCGTATGAGGACGGCGCCGTCTAG
- a CDS encoding Bug family tripartite tricarboxylate transporter substrate binding protein, translating to MISRRAAIGLAATGLSALVWSTGGAFALDYPTRTVRFVVGFPAGGATDILARLIGQRLSERLGQQFIIENKPGAGNNIGTETVVNAEPDGYTVLLVNPANFINASLYANLNFNFMRDIAPVASFNRVPNVMTVAPGVPSKAVAEFIDYVKANPGKVNMASSGNGTSLHLSGELFMLMTGAKMLHVPYRGAAPAITDLMGNRVQVIFDNMPSIIQHIRAGSLRALAVTTAERSSQLPDVPTVAETVPGYEASALFGMGAPKKTPPEIIAKLNHEINEILAEPNVKDRLTELGGDPLISTPEAFGSMMQAETDKWEKVVKAAGLRID from the coding sequence ATGATTTCACGGCGCGCCGCGATAGGTCTGGCTGCAACGGGCCTTTCGGCTTTGGTCTGGTCGACGGGCGGCGCTTTTGCGCTCGACTATCCGACGCGCACGGTGCGTTTCGTGGTCGGATTTCCGGCCGGAGGCGCCACCGACATTCTTGCGCGGCTGATCGGCCAGCGACTCTCCGAGCGGCTGGGACAGCAATTCATCATCGAGAACAAGCCGGGCGCGGGCAACAACATCGGCACCGAGACCGTGGTCAATGCCGAACCGGATGGCTACACGGTGCTGCTGGTCAACCCCGCCAATTTCATCAACGCCTCGCTCTACGCCAACCTCAATTTCAACTTCATGCGCGATATTGCGCCGGTTGCGTCGTTCAATCGCGTGCCCAATGTGATGACGGTCGCGCCGGGCGTACCGTCAAAGGCGGTCGCTGAATTCATCGATTACGTGAAAGCCAATCCCGGCAAGGTCAACATGGCGTCATCCGGCAACGGCACGTCGCTGCATCTGTCGGGTGAGTTGTTCATGCTGATGACGGGCGCGAAGATGTTGCACGTCCCCTATCGCGGCGCGGCGCCCGCGATCACCGATTTGATGGGCAACCGCGTTCAGGTGATCTTCGACAACATGCCCTCGATCATTCAGCATATCCGCGCCGGGTCGCTGCGCGCGCTGGCGGTGACGACCGCGGAACGTTCTTCGCAATTGCCCGATGTGCCGACGGTCGCCGAGACCGTTCCGGGCTATGAGGCGAGCGCGCTGTTCGGCATGGGCGCGCCGAAGAAGACGCCGCCCGAAATCATCGCGAAGCTGAACCATGAGATCAACGAGATTCTGGCCGAGCCAAATGTAAAGGATCGTTTGACCGAGCTGGGCGGTGATCCCCTGATCAGCACACCAGAGGCTTTCGGTTCGATGATGCAGGCCGAGACCGATAAGTGGGAGAAAGTGGTCAAGGCAGCGGGCTTGCGGATAGATTAG
- a CDS encoding DUF3551 domain-containing protein — MRNTMLTGLSLLSVAAAITAGAGPAAAFDYPYCIQGWGVGVPGDCSYRSYAQCMASASGRNVYCNVNPRVAFRQPRHGRSPYLDYYDGR, encoded by the coding sequence ATGCGCAACACGATGTTGACAGGATTATCTTTGCTGTCAGTGGCCGCCGCAATCACGGCCGGCGCGGGGCCTGCGGCGGCGTTCGACTACCCCTATTGCATCCAGGGGTGGGGTGTTGGTGTTCCCGGCGATTGCTCTTACCGGAGCTACGCCCAGTGCATGGCGAGCGCGTCCGGGCGAAACGTTTATTGCAATGTCAATCCGCGCGTGGCGTTCCGGCAGCCGAGGCACGGCCGGTCGCCTTATCTGGATTATTATGATGGGCGTTGA